In Phyllostomus discolor isolate MPI-MPIP mPhyDis1 chromosome 3, mPhyDis1.pri.v3, whole genome shotgun sequence, a single genomic region encodes these proteins:
- the LOC114508660 gene encoding tryptase beta-2-like, translated as MLSLLVLAVPLLLSLAHAAPAPSQDLERVGIVGGQEAPESKWPWQVSLRLKLKYWMHICGGSLIHPQWVLTAAHCVGPETTDPAVLRVQLREQHLYYRDRLLPVSRVITHPNYYTPPNGADIALLELEDPVSISSHVQLVTLPPASETFAPGTSCWVTGWGNLSSSEPLPPPYLLRQVKVPIVENSVCDSEYHTGLNTGDNVQIVHDDMICAGNRKKGSCQGDSGGPLVCKVNGTWLQAGVVSWDKGCAQPNRPGIYTRVTHYLDWIRQYVPEKP; from the exons ATGCTGAGCCTGCTGGTGCTGGCAGTGCCCCTCCTGCTGAGCCTGGCCCATGCAGCCCCTG CCCCAAGCCAGGACCTGGAGAGAGTGGGCATTGTCGGGGGGCAGGAGGCCCCTGAGAGCAAATGGCCTTGGCAGGTGAGCCTGAGGCTCAAACTTAAGTACTGGATGCACATCTGCGGGGGCTCCCTCATCCACCCCCAGTGGGTGCTGACCGCTGCCCACTGCGTTGGACC AGAGACCACGGATCCTGCAGTCCTGAGGGTGCAGCTGCGGGAGCAGCACCTCTACTACCGGGACAGGCTGCTGCCTGTCAGCCGGGTCATTACTCACCCCAACTACTACACACCTCCGAATGGGGCGGACATCGCCCTGCTGGAGCTGGAGGACCCCGTGAGCATCTCTAGCCATGTCCAGCTGGtcactctgcctcctgcctcgGAGACCTTTGCCCCGGGGACTTCATGCTGGGTGACAGGCTGGGGCAATCTGAGCAGTTCAG AACCCCTACCACCGCCATACCTGCTGCGGCAGGTAAAGGTCCCCATTGTGGAGAACAGCGTGTGTGACTCAGAATACCACACTGGCCTGAACACGGGGGACAACGTCCAGATCGTCCATGATGACATGATATGCGCCGGGAACAGGAAAAAGGGCTCCTGCCAG ggtGACTCTGGAGGGCCCCTGGTCTGCAAGGTCAATGGCACCTGGCTGCAGGCAGGTGTGGTCAGCTGGGACAAAGGCTGTGCCCAGCCCAACAGGCCCGGCATCTACACCCGTGTCACCCACTACCTGGACTGGATCCGCCAGTATGTCCCTGAGAAGCCCTGA
- the LOC114503298 gene encoding tryptase beta-2-like: protein MLSLLVLAVPLLLSLAHAAPAPSQDLERVGIVGGQEAPESKWPWQVSLRLKLNYWMHICGGSLIHPQWVLTAAHCVGPETTDPAVLRVQLREQHLYYRDRLLPVSRVITHPNYYTAQNGADIALLELEDPVSISSHVQLVTLPPASETFAPGTSCWVTGWGNLGNSEPLPPPYPLQQVKVPIVENSVCDSEYHTGLNTGDNVQIVHDDMMCAGNRKKDSCQGDSGGPLVCKVNGTWLQAGVVSWGEGCAQPNRPGIYTRVTHYLDWIRQYVPEKP, encoded by the exons ATGCTGAGCCTGCTGGTGCTGGCAGTGCCCCTCCTGCTGAGCCTGGCCCATGCAGCCCCTG CCCCAAGCCAGGACCTGGAGAGAGTGGGCATTGTCGGGGGGCAGGAGGCCCCTGAGAGCAAATGGCCTTGGCAGGTGAGCCTGAGGCTCAAACTTAATTACTGGATGCACATCTGCGGGGGCTCCCTCATCCACCCCCAGTGGGTGCTGACCGCTGCCCACTGCGTTGGACC GGAGACCACGGATCCTGCAGTCCTGAGGGTGCAGCTGCGGGAGCAGCACCTCTACTACCGGGACAGGCTGCTGCCTGTCAGCCGGGTCATTACTCACCCCAACTACTACACAGCTCAGAACGGGGCAGACATTGCCCTGCTGGAGCTGGAGGACCCCGTGAGCATCTCCAGCCATGTCCAGCTGGtcactctgcctcctgcctcgGAGACCTTTGCCCCGGGGACTTCATGCTGGGTGACAGGCTGGGGCAATCTGGGCAATTCAG AACCCCTACCACCGCCATACCCGCTGCAGCAGGTAAAGGTCCCCATTGTGGAGAACAGCGTGTGTGACTCAGAATACCACACTGGCCTGAACACGGGGGACAACGTCCAGATCGTCCATGACGACATGATGTGCGCTGGGAACAGGAAAAAGGACTCCTGCCAG ggtGACTCTGGAGGGCCCCTGGTCTGCAAGGTCAATGGCACCTGGCTGCAGGCAGGTGTGGTCAGCTGGGGTGAAGGCTGTGCCCAGCCCAACAGGCCCGGCATCTACACCCGTGTCACCCACTACCTGGACTGGATCCGCCAGTATGTCCCTGAGAAGCCCTGA